A genomic window from Pseudonocardia broussonetiae includes:
- a CDS encoding cytochrome P450 family protein translates to MTTTHDDQATHDDPALFEGAFWNDPYPVYGVQRDDSPVREVKQPGGSVWMMFDHADVRAALTDPRLSKDWRYTLPADQRAGQPATPIPMMILMDPPEHTRLRKLVSRAFTVRRMEELRPRIAEFADGLLAELPEDGPVDLMARYAFLLPVFVICELLGVPAEDRDDFASWSNVMVDESTQDQAMEASTKLHAYLSTLIDAKRDNPDDALISGLIEVADEGDVLSQEELVAMAMLLLIAGHETTVNLIGNGVLALLTHPEQRALLAERPELIASAVEEFLRWDSPVHSAPARFAAEDVEYSGVTIPAGAVVSLSLASANRDDARLPDAAELKIDRDAGGHVAFGHGLHHCLGAQLARIEGQEAIGRLMARRPELALAVDPAELVYRRSTLVRGLRTMPVTPGPAA, encoded by the coding sequence GTGACCACCACACACGATGATCAGGCAACACACGACGACCCGGCCCTGTTCGAGGGCGCATTCTGGAACGACCCGTACCCGGTCTACGGCGTGCAGCGCGACGACAGCCCGGTGCGCGAGGTGAAGCAGCCCGGCGGGTCGGTCTGGATGATGTTCGACCACGCCGACGTCCGCGCCGCGCTCACCGACCCGCGGCTGAGCAAGGACTGGCGCTACACGCTGCCGGCCGACCAGCGCGCGGGCCAGCCGGCCACGCCGATCCCGATGATGATCCTCATGGACCCGCCGGAGCACACCCGGCTGCGCAAGCTCGTCTCGCGCGCCTTCACCGTGCGCCGGATGGAGGAGCTGCGCCCGCGCATCGCCGAGTTCGCCGACGGGCTGCTCGCCGAGCTGCCCGAGGACGGCCCCGTCGACCTCATGGCCCGCTACGCGTTCCTCCTGCCCGTGTTCGTCATCTGCGAGCTGCTCGGCGTGCCCGCCGAGGACCGCGACGACTTCGCCTCCTGGTCCAACGTGATGGTCGACGAGTCGACCCAGGACCAGGCGATGGAGGCGTCGACGAAGCTGCACGCCTACCTCTCGACGCTCATCGACGCCAAGCGCGACAACCCCGACGACGCCCTGATCAGCGGGCTCATCGAGGTGGCCGACGAGGGCGACGTGCTGTCGCAGGAGGAGCTCGTCGCCATGGCGATGCTGCTGCTCATCGCCGGGCACGAGACCACCGTCAACCTGATCGGCAACGGCGTCCTCGCGCTGCTCACCCACCCCGAGCAGCGTGCGCTGCTGGCGGAGCGGCCGGAGCTGATCGCGTCGGCGGTCGAGGAGTTCCTGCGCTGGGACTCCCCGGTGCACAGCGCGCCCGCGCGCTTCGCGGCCGAGGACGTCGAGTACTCGGGCGTGACGATCCCGGCCGGCGCGGTCGTGTCGCTCTCGCTGGCCTCGGCCAACCGCGACGACGCCCGCCTGCCCGACGCCGCCGAGCTCAAGATCGACCGGGACGCCGGCGGCCACGTCGCCTTCGGCCACGGCCTGCACCACTGCCTGGGCGCGCAGCTCGCGCGGATCGAGGGGCAGGAGGCGATCGGGCGCCTGATGGCCCGGCGGCCCGAGCTGGCCCTGGCCGTCGACCCGGCCGAGCTGGTCTACCGGCGCAGCACCCTGGTGCGCGGCCTGCGGACGATGCCGGTGACGCCCGGCCCGGCGGCCTGA
- a CDS encoding lyase family protein, which produces MARGALFDPLFGGDRVAARLDDAAWVAALVAVEVALAQAAAAHGVIPAEHAEAIAAVDLDVDPAALGAAAVEGGNPVIPLVRALRAAVGPEVGPSVHPGATSQDVMDTAAVLLTGWAGEVLLDDLRGAADAAARLAAAHRGTPTMARTLGQQALPTTFGLVAAGWCTGLDRARTRLAAVLSGLPAQLGGPAGTLDRLPLPVAADLAARLGLADPGVPWHTERTRIGELAGALGVAGGACAKPATDVVLLAGTELGEVSEAAPGDSSSMPHKRNPIAAVTARASARRAPGLVAVLLAAMDGEHQRAAGAWHSEWETLADLLRATGGAASRLRTSLEGLTVHPERMAASVPDGAGTGRAGELVDAALAARP; this is translated from the coding sequence GTGGCGCGCGGAGCGTTGTTCGACCCGCTGTTCGGCGGTGACCGCGTCGCCGCCCGCCTCGACGACGCCGCCTGGGTGGCCGCACTCGTCGCCGTGGAGGTGGCGCTCGCGCAGGCCGCGGCCGCCCACGGCGTGATCCCGGCGGAGCACGCCGAGGCGATCGCCGCCGTCGACCTCGACGTCGACCCGGCCGCGCTCGGCGCCGCCGCCGTCGAGGGCGGCAACCCGGTGATCCCGCTGGTCCGCGCGCTGCGCGCGGCCGTCGGTCCCGAGGTCGGGCCGTCGGTGCATCCCGGCGCCACCAGCCAGGACGTCATGGACACTGCCGCGGTGCTGCTCACCGGCTGGGCCGGGGAGGTCCTGCTCGACGACCTGCGCGGCGCCGCCGACGCCGCCGCCCGCCTCGCCGCCGCCCACCGCGGCACCCCGACGATGGCCCGCACGCTGGGCCAGCAGGCGCTGCCGACCACGTTCGGCCTCGTGGCCGCGGGCTGGTGCACCGGCCTCGACCGCGCCCGCACGCGCCTCGCCGCGGTCCTGAGCGGGCTGCCGGCGCAGCTCGGGGGCCCGGCGGGCACGCTCGACCGCCTGCCGCTGCCGGTCGCCGCCGACCTGGCCGCGCGGCTGGGCCTGGCCGACCCGGGCGTCCCGTGGCACACCGAGCGCACCCGGATCGGCGAGCTCGCCGGGGCCCTGGGCGTCGCGGGCGGGGCGTGCGCCAAACCGGCCACCGACGTCGTGCTGCTCGCGGGCACCGAGCTGGGCGAGGTCAGCGAGGCCGCGCCCGGCGACTCGTCGTCGATGCCGCACAAGCGCAACCCGATCGCCGCCGTCACCGCCCGGGCCTCGGCGCGGCGCGCCCCCGGCCTCGTCGCCGTCCTGCTCGCGGCGATGGACGGGGAGCACCAGCGCGCGGCGGGCGCGTGGCACAGCGAGTGGGAGACCCTCGCCGACCTGCTGCGCGCCACCGGCGGGGCCGCCTCGCGGCTGCGCACCAGCCTGGAGGGGCTCACGGTGCACCCCGAGCGCATGGCGGCGTCGGTGCCCGACGGTGCGGGGACGGGCCGGGCGGGGGAGCTGGTGGACGCCGCGCTGGCCGCCCGCCCCTGA
- a CDS encoding MBL fold metallo-hydrolase: MLTQVADGVWVRQSEWVWTNSVVVRGDAGLVVVDPGIHGAEMDGLADDLDRLGVPVVAGFSTHPHWDHLLWHPRLGDVPRYATDACARLAGERRERAQAMATESATGVPLELVALLTPLPADGGPVPGEVVEHRAHALGHAALLLADRGVLLAGDMLSDLLIPLFDVTQDDQVGAYEEALDRLADAARRVDVVVPGHGAVARGPEVAARLAADRAYVDALRRGEEPADARLAAADWLAGPHGANREQARR, from the coding sequence GTGCTGACGCAGGTGGCCGACGGCGTCTGGGTCCGGCAGAGCGAGTGGGTGTGGACCAACTCGGTCGTGGTGCGGGGCGACGCCGGGCTGGTCGTGGTCGATCCCGGCATCCACGGCGCGGAGATGGACGGCCTGGCCGACGACCTGGACCGGCTCGGCGTCCCGGTGGTCGCGGGCTTCTCCACCCACCCGCACTGGGACCACCTGCTCTGGCACCCCCGCCTCGGCGACGTTCCGCGCTACGCCACCGACGCCTGCGCGCGCCTGGCCGGGGAGCGCCGGGAGCGGGCGCAGGCCATGGCGACCGAGAGCGCGACGGGCGTGCCCCTCGAGCTGGTCGCGCTCCTCACCCCGCTCCCGGCGGACGGCGGGCCGGTACCGGGCGAGGTCGTCGAGCACCGGGCGCACGCCCTCGGCCACGCCGCGCTGCTCCTCGCCGACCGCGGCGTCCTGCTCGCGGGCGACATGCTCTCCGACCTCCTCATCCCGCTGTTCGACGTCACCCAGGACGACCAGGTCGGCGCCTACGAGGAGGCGCTCGACCGGCTCGCCGACGCCGCACGCCGGGTCGACGTCGTCGTGCCGGGCCACGGCGCGGTCGCGCGGGGCCCGGAGGTGGCGGCCCGCCTCGCCGCCGACCGCGCCTACGTCGACGCGCTGCGGCGCGGGGAGGAACCGGCCGACGCGCGCCTGGCCGCCGCCGACTGGCTCGCCGGCCCGCACGGGGCGAACCGGGAGCAGGCGCGGCGCTAG
- the lipA gene encoding lipoyl synthase: protein MTIAPEGRKLLRLEVRNSETPIERKPAWIRTKAKTGPQYTELKALVRSGGLHTVCEEAGCPNIYECWEDREATFLIGGEQCTRRCDFCQIDTGRPADLDRDEPRRVAESVAQMGLRYSTVTGVARDDQPDGGAWLYAETVRLIHELNPGTGVELLIPDFNSIDAQLDEVFASRPEVLAHNLETVPRIFKRIRPAFRYDRSLEVITKARAAGLVTKSNLILGMGETPEEVVSALRDLHEAGCEIITITQYLRPSARHHPVERWVKPEEFVEHSEAAKEMGFAGVMAGPLVRSSYRAGRLYAQTKAARGEELSPELAHLAAEGTAAQEAGSLLARS, encoded by the coding sequence GTGACGATCGCACCCGAAGGTCGCAAGCTCCTGCGTCTGGAGGTCCGCAACAGCGAGACCCCCATCGAGCGCAAGCCCGCGTGGATCCGGACCAAGGCGAAGACCGGACCCCAGTACACCGAGCTCAAGGCGCTGGTGCGCTCCGGTGGGCTGCACACCGTGTGCGAGGAGGCGGGCTGTCCCAACATCTACGAGTGCTGGGAGGACCGCGAGGCCACCTTCCTCATCGGCGGTGAGCAGTGCACCCGGCGCTGCGACTTCTGCCAGATCGACACCGGCCGCCCCGCCGACCTCGACCGCGACGAACCCCGCCGGGTCGCCGAGTCCGTGGCCCAGATGGGGCTGCGCTACTCCACCGTCACCGGGGTGGCCCGCGACGACCAGCCCGACGGCGGGGCCTGGCTCTACGCCGAGACCGTCCGGCTGATCCACGAGCTCAACCCCGGCACCGGCGTCGAGCTGCTGATCCCGGACTTCAACTCGATCGACGCCCAGCTCGACGAGGTCTTCGCCTCCCGCCCCGAGGTCCTGGCCCACAACCTGGAGACCGTGCCGCGGATCTTCAAGCGGATCCGCCCGGCGTTCCGCTACGACCGCTCCCTCGAGGTGATCACCAAGGCCCGCGCGGCCGGGCTGGTGACCAAGTCCAACCTGATCCTGGGCATGGGCGAGACGCCCGAGGAGGTCGTGTCCGCGCTGCGCGACCTGCACGAGGCCGGCTGCGAGATCATCACCATCACCCAGTACCTGCGCCCCTCCGCCCGCCACCACCCGGTCGAGCGCTGGGTCAAGCCCGAGGAGTTCGTCGAGCACTCCGAGGCCGCCAAGGAGATGGGCTTCGCCGGGGTCATGGCCGGCCCGCTGGTGCGCTCCTCCTACCGCGCCGGGCGCCTCTACGCCCAGACCAAGGCCGCCCGCGGCGAGGAGCTCAGCCCCGAGCTGGCCCACCTCGCGGCGGAGGGCACGGCGGCCCAGGAGGCCGGCAGCCTGCTGGCCCGCAGCTAG
- a CDS encoding oxidoreductase: protein MPWTLRDLDDQTGRTVLVTGATSGLGLASAAALAGAGARVLLGARDPERGRRALEREPGGEVVTLDLADLESVRRAAADVRERTGDALHVLMNNAGVMGLPPGITVDGFESQIGTNHLGHAALTWLLMPALRGAGAARVVTLSSLAHRGPGLDVDDLHFARRAYTGARAYSQSKLANLLFARELDRRLRAAGEDVISVAAHPGLTDTALLSSSVRARSGAWLVLPLARVVNAVTTQRVSRGMLPQLYAATSSQVRGGDYVGPGGLGETRGLPAPARASAAARDEGLAARLWDATAAETGVAPDPA from the coding sequence ATGCCGTGGACGCTGCGCGACCTGGACGACCAGACCGGCCGCACGGTGCTCGTCACCGGCGCCACGTCCGGGCTCGGGCTCGCCTCCGCCGCCGCGCTGGCCGGCGCCGGGGCCCGCGTGCTGCTGGGCGCGCGCGACCCGGAGCGCGGGCGCCGCGCGCTGGAGCGGGAGCCCGGCGGCGAGGTCGTCACGCTCGACCTGGCCGACCTGGAGTCGGTCCGCCGCGCCGCCGCCGACGTCCGCGAGCGCACCGGCGACGCCCTGCACGTCCTCATGAACAACGCCGGCGTGATGGGACTGCCGCCCGGGATCACCGTCGACGGCTTCGAGTCCCAGATCGGCACCAACCACCTCGGGCACGCGGCCCTGACGTGGCTGCTCATGCCGGCGCTGCGCGGGGCGGGGGCCGCCCGGGTGGTGACGCTGTCGAGCCTCGCGCACCGCGGGCCGGGCCTCGACGTCGACGACCTGCACTTCGCCCGCCGCGCCTACACCGGCGCGCGGGCCTACAGCCAGAGCAAGCTCGCCAACCTGCTGTTCGCCCGCGAGCTCGACCGGCGGCTGCGCGCGGCGGGCGAGGACGTGATCTCCGTCGCCGCGCACCCCGGCCTGACCGACACCGCGCTGCTGTCGTCGTCGGTGCGGGCGCGCAGCGGGGCGTGGCTGGTGCTGCCGCTGGCGCGGGTCGTCAACGCCGTCACGACGCAGCGGGTGTCGCGCGGGATGCTGCCCCAGCTCTACGCGGCGACGTCGTCGCAGGTCAGGGGCGGTGACTACGTCGGCCCGGGTGGGCTCGGCGAGACGCGCGGGCTCCCCGCCCCGGCCCGGGCGTCCGCGGCGGCGCGCGACGAGGGCCTGGCCGCGCGGCTGTGGGACGCCACCGCCGCCGAGACGGGCGTGGCGCCCGACCCGGCGTAG
- a CDS encoding LLM class F420-dependent oxidoreductase → MDFRIFTEPQQGADYDDLLRVAQAAEAAGYDAFFRSDHYLAMGEASGEPGPTDAWLTLAGLARETSRIRLGTLVSSATFRLPGPLAVSVAQVDRMSGGRVELGLGSGWFDAEHAAYGIPFPPLGERFDRLTEQLEIITGLWGTLPGERYSFDGAHYTVTDSPALPKPVQQPRPPIVVGGRGKKRTPELAARYAAEFNVPFSGVDAAAEQFERVGAACESVGRDPSELVRSVAQVVCVGRDDAEVARRALTLGRDVDELRSEGLAGSPTQVVDRLGTWRERAGVSRVYCQLLDLADLDQVDLIASDVVPQLR, encoded by the coding sequence GTGGACTTCCGGATCTTCACCGAGCCCCAGCAGGGCGCCGACTACGACGACCTGCTCCGGGTCGCCCAGGCCGCCGAGGCGGCCGGCTACGACGCCTTCTTCCGCTCCGACCACTACCTGGCCATGGGGGAGGCCTCCGGCGAGCCCGGCCCGACCGACGCCTGGCTGACGCTCGCCGGCCTCGCCCGCGAGACCTCCCGCATCCGCCTGGGCACGCTCGTCTCCTCGGCCACGTTCCGGCTGCCCGGCCCGCTCGCGGTGTCGGTGGCGCAGGTCGACCGGATGTCGGGCGGGCGCGTCGAGCTCGGGCTCGGCTCGGGCTGGTTCGACGCCGAGCACGCCGCCTACGGCATCCCGTTCCCGCCGCTGGGCGAGCGCTTCGACCGCCTGACCGAGCAGCTGGAGATCATCACGGGCCTCTGGGGGACGCTGCCGGGCGAGCGCTACTCCTTCGACGGCGCGCACTACACCGTCACCGACTCGCCCGCGCTGCCCAAGCCCGTGCAGCAGCCGCGGCCGCCGATCGTCGTCGGGGGCCGGGGCAAGAAGCGGACGCCCGAGCTGGCCGCCCGGTACGCCGCGGAGTTCAACGTGCCGTTCTCCGGCGTCGACGCGGCGGCGGAGCAGTTCGAGCGCGTCGGTGCGGCGTGCGAGTCCGTCGGGCGCGACCCGTCGGAGCTGGTGCGCTCGGTCGCGCAGGTCGTCTGCGTCGGGCGTGACGACGCCGAGGTCGCCCGCCGCGCGCTCACGCTCGGCCGCGACGTCGACGAGCTGCGGTCCGAGGGGCTGGCCGGGTCGCCCACGCAGGTCGTCGACCGGCTCGGGACCTGGCGGGAGCGGGCCGGCGTGTCGCGGGTCTACTGCCAGCTCCTCGACCTCGCCGACCTCGACCAGGTCGACCTCATCGCCTCCGACGTCGTGCCGCAGCTGCGCTAG
- the lipB gene encoding lipoyl(octanoyl) transferase LipB has translation MASRASCRRSTDPVRIDRIGVIEYVAAWDTQRANAGARRAGTGPDVLMLLEHHSVYTAGKRTRPEDRPTDGSPVVDVDRGGRITWHGPGQLVGYPIIGLAEPLDVVDFVRRLEEALIHVVHGLGLTAAGRIDGRSGVWLPADDRGPERKVAAIGVRVQGGVTLHGFSINCDPDLTEFDRIVPCGIVDAGVSSLSRELGRPVPIDAVIDDVTVAVLDALDGRLPVAEHPVARVAAPAGLDLRLHPSLQ, from the coding sequence ATGGCCTCCCGTGCGAGCTGCCGGCGCAGCACCGACCCCGTCCGCATCGACCGCATCGGCGTCATCGAGTACGTCGCCGCCTGGGACACCCAGCGCGCGAACGCCGGGGCGCGGCGGGCGGGCACCGGCCCCGACGTGCTCATGCTGCTGGAGCACCACTCCGTCTACACCGCGGGCAAGCGGACGCGGCCCGAGGACCGCCCGACCGACGGCAGCCCCGTCGTCGACGTCGACCGCGGCGGCCGCATCACCTGGCACGGCCCCGGTCAGCTCGTCGGCTACCCGATCATCGGGCTGGCCGAGCCGCTGGACGTCGTCGACTTCGTCCGGCGGCTGGAGGAGGCCCTGATCCACGTCGTGCACGGCCTCGGGCTCACCGCGGCCGGGCGCATCGACGGCCGCAGCGGCGTGTGGCTGCCCGCCGACGACCGCGGTCCCGAGCGCAAGGTGGCCGCGATCGGCGTGCGGGTGCAGGGCGGGGTCACGCTGCACGGGTTCTCGATCAACTGCGACCCCGACCTCACCGAGTTCGACCGGATCGTCCCCTGCGGCATCGTCGACGCCGGCGTGAGCTCGCTGAGCCGGGAGCTCGGACGCCCGGTGCCGATCGACGCGGTGATCGACGACGTCACGGTCGCCGTGCTGGACGCCCTCGACGGGCGGCTGCCGGTGGCCGAGCACCCCGTGGCCCGCGTCGCCGCGCCCGCCGGGCTCGACCTGCGCCTGCACCCCTCGCTGCAGTAG
- a CDS encoding ABC transporter substrate-binding protein: MSPSLSRRTLLGGLAAAGLLTACSPGAAAPAPTATRSVTHPLGVSEVPAQPARVLALDRRSTLPHLLALGVTPVGALTHAGIIGSDFPSVLAGAVDGVTVVPVTDGSDVPALEAVAALQPDLIVGWARGLEEVHPQLAEIAPTVGVDIDFSDASVALRSIAAALGREAQADEVIAGFDARLAEAAAAVGDPGPVTVLLGVGGGQFRVYRPGSVTVARWVADFGGEVVPDPTTLPGDVTDDFTTISPENLSLITGETIVLLANTGADGEAAVREIETSPLWPTLPAVAAGRVVRVESQSAVGNFGFQGYEAVLRTLTAQWAAFA, translated from the coding sequence ATGTCACCGTCCCTGTCCCGGCGCACCCTGCTCGGCGGCCTCGCCGCCGCCGGGCTGCTGACCGCCTGCTCCCCGGGCGCCGCCGCCCCCGCACCGACCGCCACCCGCAGCGTCACCCATCCCCTGGGCGTCAGCGAGGTGCCGGCGCAGCCGGCGCGGGTGCTGGCGCTGGACCGGCGATCGACGCTGCCGCACCTGCTCGCGCTGGGCGTCACCCCGGTCGGCGCGCTGACGCACGCGGGGATCATCGGCTCCGACTTCCCGTCGGTGCTGGCGGGCGCGGTCGACGGCGTCACCGTCGTGCCCGTCACCGACGGGTCCGACGTGCCGGCGCTGGAGGCCGTCGCGGCGCTGCAGCCCGACCTGATCGTGGGCTGGGCGCGCGGCCTGGAGGAGGTGCACCCGCAGCTCGCCGAGATCGCCCCGACGGTCGGGGTCGACATCGACTTCTCCGACGCGTCGGTGGCGCTGCGCAGCATCGCCGCCGCGCTGGGCCGGGAGGCGCAGGCCGACGAGGTGATCGCCGGGTTCGACGCGCGCCTCGCCGAGGCCGCGGCGGCCGTCGGCGACCCCGGGCCGGTCACGGTGCTGCTGGGCGTGGGCGGCGGGCAGTTCCGCGTGTACCGGCCGGGCTCGGTCACGGTCGCCCGCTGGGTCGCCGACTTCGGCGGGGAGGTCGTGCCCGACCCGACGACGCTGCCCGGCGACGTCACCGACGACTTCACGACGATCAGCCCGGAGAACCTCTCGCTGATCACCGGCGAGACGATCGTGCTGCTGGCCAACACCGGCGCCGACGGCGAGGCCGCCGTGCGGGAGATCGAGACGTCGCCGCTGTGGCCGACGCTGCCGGCCGTCGCGGCCGGGCGCGTGGTGCGGGTGGAGTCGCAGTCGGCCGTCGGCAACTTCGGGTTCCAGGGCTACGAGGCCGTCCTGCGCACCCTCACCGCGCAGTGGGCGGCGTTCGCCTGA
- a CDS encoding NAD(P)/FAD-dependent oxidoreductase has product MSTHDVIVVGAGLAGLRAARLLGRRGLNVRVLDAADRPGGRMATDVVDGFRCDRGFQVLNTSYPALRAAANLPALDLRAFEPGAAVRGADGRLHRFANPARRPSQAFATAFDGLFGVRDKAKLVAWTARVLGAPPSRTARLIDRSAAHDLAAAGLDGPVVERFLRPFLSGVLGESALTTSAAFVRLVWRSFALGTVAVPAEGMGALPAQLAASLPDGVLELGQRVTTVRPGVVHTADGERTARAVLVAVDPVTAGTLLPGLDVAPMHALTTYYHVTDAPPAELPLLHLDATRGPVANTVVLTRAAPGYSPDHRALISSTVVGSPIPEPDVRRELARIYGRSAADWSYLHTAEVRAALPAFRPGNPVQREVALGDGLFVAGDHRDTPSTQGALVSGRRAAEAVLAHLGTLAEVR; this is encoded by the coding sequence GTGAGCACGCATGACGTGATCGTGGTCGGCGCCGGCCTGGCGGGGCTGCGCGCCGCGCGGCTGCTCGGCCGCCGGGGGCTCAACGTGCGGGTGCTCGACGCCGCCGACCGCCCCGGCGGGCGGATGGCCACCGACGTCGTCGACGGCTTCCGCTGCGACCGCGGGTTCCAGGTCCTCAACACCTCCTACCCCGCGCTGCGCGCCGCCGCGAACCTCCCCGCGCTCGACCTGCGCGCGTTCGAGCCCGGCGCCGCCGTCCGCGGCGCCGACGGGCGGCTGCACCGGTTCGCGAACCCCGCGCGGCGCCCGTCGCAGGCGTTCGCGACGGCGTTCGACGGGCTGTTCGGCGTCCGCGACAAGGCGAAGCTGGTGGCCTGGACGGCCCGCGTGCTGGGCGCCCCGCCCTCGCGGACCGCCCGCCTCATCGACCGCTCCGCCGCGCATGACCTCGCCGCGGCCGGGCTGGACGGGCCGGTCGTCGAGCGGTTCCTGCGCCCGTTCCTGTCCGGCGTGCTGGGCGAGTCGGCGCTGACGACGTCGGCGGCGTTCGTCCGGCTGGTGTGGCGCAGCTTCGCGCTCGGCACCGTCGCCGTGCCCGCCGAGGGCATGGGCGCGCTGCCCGCGCAGCTCGCCGCGTCCCTGCCCGACGGCGTGCTGGAGCTGGGGCAGCGGGTCACGACGGTCCGCCCGGGCGTCGTGCACACCGCCGACGGGGAGCGCACCGCGCGGGCCGTGCTCGTCGCCGTCGACCCGGTCACCGCGGGCACCCTGCTCCCCGGCCTCGACGTGGCCCCGATGCACGCCCTGACCACCTACTACCACGTCACCGACGCCCCGCCGGCCGAGCTGCCGCTGCTGCACCTCGACGCCACGCGCGGGCCCGTCGCCAACACCGTGGTGCTCACCCGCGCCGCCCCCGGCTACTCCCCCGACCACCGCGCCCTGATCTCCTCGACCGTCGTCGGCTCCCCGATCCCCGAGCCCGACGTGCGCCGGGAGCTCGCGCGGATCTACGGCCGGTCGGCCGCCGACTGGTCGTACCTGCACACCGCCGAGGTGCGGGCCGCCCTCCCGGCGTTCCGGCCGGGCAACCCGGTGCAGCGCGAGGTCGCGCTGGGCGACGGGCTGTTCGTCGCGGGCGACCACCGCGACACCCCGTCGACGCAGGGCGCGCTGGTGAGCGGCCGGCGGGCCGCGGAGGCGGTGCTCGCCCACCTCGGCACCCTTGCCGAAGTCAGGTAA